The genomic window ACAAAAATGTTAGTTTGAGGGCCCTCCATTCTAAAGCAATAACttcaattaaaacaatatgCTTATGTACAATTTCTAGAGGTTTTGTTgacatcatcataatcatagtcattGACTAGTACAATGAAAGCTCATGTTAGTCCAATAAGCGATGAACCTTTCTGACCATTTATTCTCAGCCTGCTTGAAATGTTGTCTACCAAACAAGTCTTATCTGTTACTTCAACCCTAAGCAATCTGTGTATCTGTTTGGTATATTAATAATGCAACCACCATGGTTATGACAGTGGGGAAGTTTAGTTCCCGTTGcataatactaatattaaaataaaattaaaaaatcaagtCAATCTACAGGTCATGTTATCAAGAACATGACAACCCAATCATCATAAACAATGGCAGCTTGGATTTATGCATAACACAAGCTAACATGTTACACTTTGCTTCATAGAGACATATATACCAATTTGTCTTTAATTTAGAGCTATGTAGCACTGAAACTTCACATTGAAGATATATCCGTTTTTCCTCATAAACACGgcaccaatatatatatatatatatatatatatatatatatatatatatatatatatatatataattgcattcattcatttctattttttcaaattattattggtgtctgCGTGATGTTGTGTTccgtgtttgtttgtttttgtgtcGCGTGCGTGATGAACCACTAACTTGACAATACCAAACTTTAGTTAGTACTGAAACCATACCACTAGAATAAGTACGAGCGCCATCAGAACTTGGCTAAAATCATATACACAATTGCTTGAAGTGAAAACATCACTTGTTGCATAAGAAGATTCTGAAAGTGATACAAGACTCCTGCACTCAAATCATACTCTCAAATCAGCAAAACTTGATCATACTCTCTTTCTCGCCAAGtaaaatctaaaaaaagaaTCAAATTTTGTACAATTGATATGACACTATATATAACAGAAAATGCTATGCCAGGTTCAATAAACATACAATCTATAATCTAAATGTACAAACAAATCATGTCGTCATTGATCCGAGTCTAAACTCAACATCCTAGAGGTGGAGCTTTTTTCATCCCTAGAAAGATTAGAAGAATGGTGTTCGCTTCCCATTTCTAACGTGAACGATTGATAACCTGTTGGACTAGAGAGCTGACCGGAGCCACCAAAACTGCTAGCAGATCTCTCAATATCAAGCCTCCCAGCGACAAGAGGAATCGGCCGTCCAGGTATCGTAGGCACTTCATCCTCAGTCTCCATCATTTTAACAACCTGATCCATTGTTGGCCTAGCATATAACTGTGGATGAGAACAAAGAACAGCAATCAACACATACTTCTCAAGAACTTGATTTGAACCTTGTTCCGGCATCCCATCTTCAATAACATCCAACGCATTTCCCGTTCTAACCAATGACCAAGCCCAATCAGTCAAAGCAGAAGGTTGTCCATCATCGTTCGTTTCAAGAGCTTTTCTTCCACTCAATAGCTCAAGAAGCACAACACCAAAACTAAACACATCACTCCTTTCTGTCAATTGTCCATACAAAGCATACTCAGGAGCAACATACCCCATAGTTCCAGCTACCCTTGTACTCATATGAGTCATTCCCTCAGGATTAAACTTTGCAAGTCCAAAATCAGCAACCTTAGCTTCAAACTTATCATCCAAAAGTATATTATTTGCTTTAATATCCCTATGAATAATAGCAGGTTGAGCTCCATAATGCAAATAAGCCAATCCCCTAGCAGTTCCAAGAGCAATCTTCTGACGATCCGGCCAACTAAGTTTCGTTCCTCCAGAACCAAACAAATGATCATGAAGACTCCCATTTTTCATCAAATCACAAACAATAATCCTCTGATAACCCTCTAAACGAGTCGTCGCACTACAATAGCCTCTCAAAGCAACAAGATTCACATGCCTAACACTAGCAATAACTTCAACCTCATGAGTAAAACTAGTATCACCAGCAGCAGAACAATTCTTAAACCTCTTAAAAGCAACTTCACTTCCATCATTCAACAAACCTTTATACACATTTCCATAACCCCCTTTCCCAATTATATTATCTCTATGAAAATTCTTGGTCGCCTTCTTAATATCATCAATACTAAACCTAATCAAAGTAGTACTTTGCTGCATTGAATCCAACCCAGAAACCGAACCCGCCTCACCGATATTAGCA from Trifolium pratense cultivar HEN17-A07 linkage group LG1, ARS_RC_1.1, whole genome shotgun sequence includes these protein-coding regions:
- the LOC123917377 gene encoding probable LRR receptor-like serine/threonine-protein kinase RKF3, giving the protein MIIKTFIFILFLTTFPLFSISATCPLNFTILTTLNTAAATTPPSSFTSTPCQFVHQALRLVQSDYLIRTDSFLPPLNSSIPCWNSFQSYINQFAPNFNIRSSCGFQTNWISQGCVNVTTRQQFESIVPKSAILNMQLNCNQSIQDNSPCALCTTSLSGLPSLGQSIGNLSECTGYPSIYAAAFANQFGPSDPGTAKCLFALDFTSGASSGNKKKVVIIVVVCVVSVLVLLLVVIGFWVYWKFNDKAIGDGKDYGANIGEAGSVSGLDSMQQSTTLIRFSIDDIKKATKNFHRDNIIGKGGYGNVYKGLLNDGSEVAFKRFKNCSAAGDTSFTHEVEVIASVRHVNLVALRGYCSATTRLEGYQRIIVCDLMKNGSLHDHLFGSGGTKLSWPDRQKIALGTARGLAYLHYGAQPAIIHRDIKANNILLDDKFEAKVADFGLAKFNPEGMTHMSTRVAGTMGYVAPEYALYGQLTERSDVFSFGVVLLELLSGRKALETNDDGQPSALTDWAWSLVRTGNALDVIEDGMPEQGSNQVLEKYVLIAVLCSHPQLYARPTMDQVVKMMETEDEVPTIPGRPIPLVAGRLDIERSASSFGGSGQLSSPTGYQSFTLEMGSEHHSSNLSRDEKSSTSRMLSLDSDQ